The following coding sequences lie in one Saccharopolyspora hordei genomic window:
- a CDS encoding YbaB/EbfC family nucleoid-associated protein → MRKFEEQAQKASELRSAMQGMQGSATSPDRSVTVTVAPSGAVLDLRLAPNAVRQSANELQQQIMATIREATANAAEQMNNVVAPILGDQFDQFQQAFNAEGMAIKPQTDEGQSAASEPAARPSARQEPTAGPAARQQPSQRNADFDDDDDFSAGSFLR, encoded by the coding sequence ATGCGCAAGTTCGAGGAGCAGGCGCAGAAGGCATCAGAACTTCGGTCTGCGATGCAGGGCATGCAAGGGTCGGCGACCAGCCCGGACCGGTCGGTCACAGTGACGGTGGCACCGTCCGGAGCTGTGCTGGACCTGCGCTTGGCGCCGAACGCGGTCCGCCAGTCGGCCAACGAACTCCAGCAGCAGATCATGGCGACGATCCGCGAAGCGACGGCGAACGCGGCGGAGCAGATGAACAACGTGGTGGCGCCGATCCTGGGTGACCAGTTCGACCAGTTCCAGCAGGCGTTCAACGCCGAAGGCATGGCGATCAAGCCGCAGACGGACGAGGGTCAGTCCGCCGCGTCTGAGCCCGCCGCGCGGCCCTCCGCTCGGCAGGAGCCCACCGCCGGACCGGCGGCACGTCAGCAGCCGTCGCAGCGCAATGCCGATTTCGACGACGATGACGATTTCTCGGCGGGCTCGTTCTTGCGCTGA
- a CDS encoding WXG100 family type VII secretion target: MTAPQGPGDFQTLNRGDGHQKDWFAQAAGRGSSWVGAAQDVADAKREVQESAQQVAQGGDLADNVPSPDLGVALFSARAEVLTSLASPGQSLMSNGLGFLVSIVLSPLIELAEWAIGDPEQMRSTGEGWENVARWLDSVAEQEQGRAQATAQTWIGKDGDAFRTQMSEFSEGVKALAADIRDLKSTLDMWAEIIDMFIEFVIQTITELVIGLIVQWLAALAASWITAGASVATASAGTAVQVGATGVRIGARITQLQGKLFQLFQKVERLLQKMREMGKLRQVIKTTEDLREGKLFDGKFKMGQEMAGRIMDRQSSAFKFLTHADAEDLTSKGGKFLKSDIKETEAFQKAAKNLDDRIAEARRLDDGKALDALTEQRANLEKDMKGVQGLASGVTGTVLQGALGGKTTLGQAAFAAGTDVATDAAIKQGAHQIYDTGKGWFQGDLSSEQRDAAQERGFQ, translated from the coding sequence ATGACGGCACCTCAGGGGCCGGGCGATTTCCAGACCCTCAACCGTGGTGACGGCCATCAGAAGGATTGGTTCGCTCAAGCTGCGGGGCGTGGGTCGTCGTGGGTCGGCGCAGCCCAGGACGTCGCGGACGCGAAGCGCGAGGTCCAGGAGAGTGCTCAGCAGGTAGCACAAGGTGGCGACTTGGCGGACAACGTGCCGTCGCCGGACCTGGGCGTGGCGCTGTTCTCGGCACGCGCCGAGGTGCTGACTTCACTCGCCAGCCCGGGCCAATCACTGATGAGCAACGGCCTCGGCTTCTTGGTGTCGATCGTGCTCAGCCCACTGATCGAGCTGGCCGAGTGGGCGATCGGTGACCCGGAACAGATGCGTTCCACCGGCGAGGGCTGGGAGAACGTCGCGAGGTGGCTCGACAGCGTCGCGGAGCAAGAGCAAGGACGCGCCCAAGCGACGGCGCAAACGTGGATCGGCAAGGACGGCGACGCCTTCCGCACACAGATGTCGGAGTTCTCCGAAGGTGTCAAGGCGCTTGCGGCCGACATCCGCGATCTCAAGAGCACGCTGGACATGTGGGCCGAGATCATTGACATGTTCATCGAGTTCGTCATCCAGACGATCACGGAACTCGTCATCGGCCTGATCGTCCAGTGGTTGGCTGCGCTCGCCGCTTCCTGGATCACTGCTGGGGCTTCGGTGGCCACTGCCAGCGCGGGCACGGCCGTACAGGTCGGTGCTACCGGTGTCCGCATCGGCGCACGGATCACGCAGCTCCAAGGCAAGCTCTTCCAGCTCTTCCAGAAGGTGGAGCGGCTCCTCCAGAAGATGCGCGAGATGGGCAAGCTCAGGCAGGTCATCAAGACCACGGAGGACTTGCGCGAGGGCAAGCTGTTCGACGGGAAGTTCAAGATGGGCCAGGAGATGGCCGGTCGCATCATGGACAGGCAGAGCTCCGCGTTCAAGTTCTTGACTCATGCCGATGCGGAGGACCTGACGTCCAAGGGAGGCAAGTTCCTCAAGAGCGACATCAAAGAGACGGAAGCCTTCCAGAAAGCGGCCAAGAACCTCGACGACCGCATTGCGGAAGCACGGAGGCTGGACGACGGCAAAGCCCTCGATGCACTCACTGAACAAAGGGCGAACCTGGAAAAGGACATGAAAGGTGTCCAAGGGCTTGCCAGTGGAGTCACCGGTACCGTTCTGCAAGGAGCCCTGGGCGGGAAGACCACCCTTGGTCAAGCCGCGTTCGCTGCTGGGACCGATGTCGCCACGGATGCGGCCATCAAGCAGGGTGCGCATCAGATCTACGACACCGGCAAGGGCTGGTTCCAGGGGGATCTGTCGAGTGAACAGCGTGACGCGGCTCAGGAGCGTGGTTTCCAGTGA